One stretch of Ursus arctos isolate Adak ecotype North America unplaced genomic scaffold, UrsArc2.0 scaffold_37, whole genome shotgun sequence DNA includes these proteins:
- the RNF31 gene encoding E3 ubiquitin-protein ligase RNF31 isoform X1, producing the protein MPGEEEERAFLAAREELASALRKDSGQVFSMEQLLPLLATSLPPAARYLQLDAARLVRSNAHGEPRNYLNTLSTALNILEKYGRNLLSPQRPRYWRGVKFNNPVFRSTVDAVQGGRDVLRLYGYTEEQPDGLSFPEGQEEPDEHQVATVTLEVLLLRTELSLLLQNTHPRQQALEQLLEDKVEDDVRKILQLSEFVPLLREIAPGPLTTPSAPGSTPGPCFLCGSAPGTLHCSTCKQALCPACDRLFHGHPSRAHHLRQTLPGAPQATRLTPSLPASAPSRSQSTSVLALGDSSLVLPLKASPDPTNARLPWHCAACAMLNESWAVLCVACDRPRGCKGLGLGTEGSQGAGGLESELARGRWACQSCTFENEAAAVLCAICERPRLAQPPSLVVDSRDTGICLQPLQQGDTLLSSAQTPVWYCIHCTFCNSGPGWVCAMCNRTSSPIPVQHAPRPHASSLEERLPEPGPPRRLSAPLPSSCGDPEKQRQDKMREEGLQLVTKIREGEAAGACPEEVFSALQYSGTEVPLQWLRSELPYVLEMVAELAGQQDPGLGAFSCQEARKAWLDRHGNVDEAVEECVRARRRKVQELRSLGFGPEEGSLQALFQHGGDVARALTELQRQRLEPFHQRLWDKGPDPTPSWDGPDKQSLVRRLLAVYALPSWGRAELALSLLQETPRNYELGDVVEAVRHSQDRAFLRRLLAQECAVCGWALPRNRMQALTSCECTICPDCFRQHFTIALKEKHITDMVCPACGRPDLTDDTQLLSYFSTLDIQLRESLEPDAYALFHKKLTEGVLMRDPKFLWCAQCSFGFIYEREQLEATCPQCHQTFCVRCKRQWEEQHRGRSCEDFQNWKRTNDPEYQAQGLAMYLQENGIDCPKCKFSYALARGGCMHFHCTQCRHQFCSGCYNAFYAKNKCPDPNCRVKKSLHGHHPRDCLFYLRDWTVLRLQKLLQDNNVMFNTEPPAGARAVPGGGCRVMEQKEIPNGFRDEACGKETPAGHAGLCQAHYKEYLVSLINAHSLDPATLYEVEELETAAERYLHVRPQPVAGEDAPAYHARLLQKLMEEVPLGQSIPRRRK; encoded by the exons ATgccgggggaggaggaggagcgggcCTTCCTGGCCGCCCGCGAGGAGCTGGCGAGCGCCCTGAGGAAGGATTCCGGGCAGGTGTTTTCCATGGAGCAGCTCCTGCCGCTGTTGGCCACATCCCTGCCGCCAGCAGCCCGCTACCTGCAGCTGGACGCCGCGCGCCTGGTCCGCAGCAATGCTCATGGGGAG CCCCGAAACTACCTCAACACCCTGTCCACGGCCCTGAACATCCTGGAGAAATATGGCCGCAACCTCCTCAGCCCTCAGCGGCCCCGGTACTGGCGCGGGGTCAAGTTTAATAACCCCGTCTTTCGCAGTACGGTGGATGCTGTGCAG GGGGGCCGGGACGTTCTGCGGTTGTATGGCTACACAGAGGAGCAACCAGATGGATTGAGCTTCcctgaggggcaggaggagccaGATGAGCACCAAGTAGCTACAGTCACACTGGAAGTACTGCTGCTTCGGACAGAGCTCAGCCTGCTTTTACAG AATACTCATCCAAGACAACAAGCACTAGAGCAACTGCTGGAAGACAAGGTCGAGGACGATGTAAGGAAG ATACTGCAGCTCTCAGAGTTTGTCCCCTTACTGAGAGAGATTGCTCCTGGCCCCCTCACCACACCCTCTGCCCCAG GCTCCACTCCTGGTCCCTGCTTCCTCTGTGGCTCTGCTCCAGGCACACTTCATTGTTCAACCTGTAAACAGGCTTTGTGCCCAGCTTGTGATCGCCTATTCCATGGACACCCATCCCGTGCCCATCACCTCCGCCAGACCCTGCCTGGGGCCCCCCAGGCCACCCGCCTGACCCCCAG CTTACCTGCCTCAGCTCCATCACGGTCCCAGTCAACCTCTGTGCTGGCCCTGGGAGACAGCTCTCTTGTGCTTCCCCTGAAAGCTTCCCCTGATCCTACAAATGCCCGTCTGCCCTGGCACTGTGCTGCCTGTGCCATGCTAAATGAATCTTGGGCAGTGCTCTGTGTGGCCTGTGATCGACCCCGAGGCTGTAAGGGGTTGGGGCTGGGGACTGAGGGTTCCCAAGGAGCTGGGGGCCTAGAATCTGAGCTTGCACGGGGTCGCTGGGCCTGCCAGAGCTGCACCTTTGAGAATGAGGCAGCAGCTGTGCTATGTGCCATCTGTGAGCGACCTCGGCTGGCTCAGCCTCCTAGCTTGGTGGTGGATTCTCGGGATACTGGCATTTGCCTGCAGCCCCTTCAG CAGGGGGATACTTTGCTCTCCTCTGCCCAGACTCCAGTCTGGTACTGTATTCACTGTACCTTCTGCAACTCGGGTCCTGGCTGGGTATGTGCTATGTGCAACCGGACCAGCAGCCCCATCCCAGTACAGCATGCCCCCCGGCCCCATGCCAGCTCTCTGGAAGAGCGACTCCCTGAGCCAGGGCCTCCACGACGCCTCAGTGCCCCCCTGCCCAGTTCCTGTGGGGACCCTGAGAAGCAGCGCCAAGACAAGATGCGGGAGGAAGGTCTCCAACTAGTGACCAAGATCCGG GAAGGGGAAGCTGCAGGTGCCTGTCCAGAGGAGGTCTTCTCAGCTCTACAGTACTCAGGCACCGAGGTGCCCCTGCAGTGGTTGCGCTCAGAGCTGCCCTACGTGCTGGAAATGGTGGCCGAGCTGGCTGGGCAGCAGGACCCGGGGCTTGGTGCCTTTTCTTGCCAGGAGGCCCGGAAAGCCTGGCTGGATCGTCATGGCAACGTTGATGAAGCTGTGGAAGAGTGTGTGAGGGCCCGGCGGAGAAAG GTGCAGGAGCTCCGGTCCCTGGGCTTTGGGCCTGAAGAGGGGTCTCTTCAAGCATTGTTCCAACACGGTGGTGATGTGGCCCGGGCCCTGACAGAGCTACAGCGCCAGCGCCTAGAGCCCTTCCATCAGCGCCTTTGGGACAAGGGCCCTGATCCCACCCCTTCCTGGGATGGGCCAGATAAGCAG AGTCTGGTCAGACGACTTTTGGCAGTCTACGCACTCCCCAGCTGGGGCCGGGCAGAGCTGGCCCTGTCGCTGCTGCAGGAGACACCCAGGAATTACGAGCTGGGGGACGTGGTGGAAGCTGTGAGGCACAGCCAGGACCGGGCCTTCCTGCGCCGCTTGCTTGCCCAGGAGTGTGCGGTGTGCGGCTGGGCCCTGCCCCGCAACCGG ATGCAGGCCCTGACTTCCTGCGAGTGCACCATCTGCCCTGACTGCTTCCGCCAGCACTTCACCATCGCCTTGAAGGAGAAGCACATCACCGACATGGTGTGCCCCGCCTGTGGCCGCCCCGACCTCACCGATGACACACAGCTGCTCAGCTACTTCTCGACCCTTGACATCCAG CTTCGGGAGAGCCTGGAGCCGGATGCCTATGCACTATTTCACAAGAAGCTGACGGAGGGTGTACTCATGCGGGACCCCAAGTTCTTGTGGTGCGCCCAG TGCTCCTTTGGCTTCATATATGAACGGGAGCAGCTGGAGGCAACGTGTCCCCAGTGTCACCAGACCTTCTGTGTGCGCTGTAAGCGCCAG TGGGAAGAGCAGCATCGAGGCCGGAGCTGCGAGGATTTCCAGAACTGGAAACGCACCAATGACCCAGAATAccaggcccagggcctggccatgTATCTTCAGGAGAATGGCATTG ACTGCCCCAAGTGCAAGTTCTCATACGCACTGGCCCGAGGAGGCTGCATGCACTTTCACTGTACCCAGTGCCGCCACCAGTTCTGCAGTGGCTGCTACAATGCCTTTTACGCCAAGAAT AAATGTCCAGACCCTAACTGCAGGGTGAAAAAGTCCCTGCATGGCCACCACCCACGAGACTGCCTCTTCTACCTGCGGGACTGGACTGTGCTCCGGCTCCAGAAGCTGCTACAG GACAACAATGTCATGTTCAACACAGAGCCCCCAGCAGGCGCGCGGGCAGTTCCTGGCG
- the RNF31 gene encoding E3 ubiquitin-protein ligase RNF31 isoform X2, whose amino-acid sequence MPGEEEERAFLAAREELASALRKDSGQVFSMEQLLPLLATSLPPAARYLQLDAARLVRSNAHGEPRNYLNTLSTALNILEKYGRNLLSPQRPRYWRGVKFNNPVFRSTVDAVQGGRDVLRLYGYTEEQPDGLSFPEGQEEPDEHQVATVTLEVLLLRTELSLLLQNTHPRQQALEQLLEDKVEDDILQLSEFVPLLREIAPGPLTTPSAPGSTPGPCFLCGSAPGTLHCSTCKQALCPACDRLFHGHPSRAHHLRQTLPGAPQATRLTPSLPASAPSRSQSTSVLALGDSSLVLPLKASPDPTNARLPWHCAACAMLNESWAVLCVACDRPRGCKGLGLGTEGSQGAGGLESELARGRWACQSCTFENEAAAVLCAICERPRLAQPPSLVVDSRDTGICLQPLQQGDTLLSSAQTPVWYCIHCTFCNSGPGWVCAMCNRTSSPIPVQHAPRPHASSLEERLPEPGPPRRLSAPLPSSCGDPEKQRQDKMREEGLQLVTKIREGEAAGACPEEVFSALQYSGTEVPLQWLRSELPYVLEMVAELAGQQDPGLGAFSCQEARKAWLDRHGNVDEAVEECVRARRRKVQELRSLGFGPEEGSLQALFQHGGDVARALTELQRQRLEPFHQRLWDKGPDPTPSWDGPDKQSLVRRLLAVYALPSWGRAELALSLLQETPRNYELGDVVEAVRHSQDRAFLRRLLAQECAVCGWALPRNRMQALTSCECTICPDCFRQHFTIALKEKHITDMVCPACGRPDLTDDTQLLSYFSTLDIQLRESLEPDAYALFHKKLTEGVLMRDPKFLWCAQCSFGFIYEREQLEATCPQCHQTFCVRCKRQWEEQHRGRSCEDFQNWKRTNDPEYQAQGLAMYLQENGIDCPKCKFSYALARGGCMHFHCTQCRHQFCSGCYNAFYAKNKCPDPNCRVKKSLHGHHPRDCLFYLRDWTVLRLQKLLQDNNVMFNTEPPAGARAVPGGGCRVMEQKEIPNGFRDEACGKETPAGHAGLCQAHYKEYLVSLINAHSLDPATLYEVEELETAAERYLHVRPQPVAGEDAPAYHARLLQKLMEEVPLGQSIPRRRK is encoded by the exons ATgccgggggaggaggaggagcgggcCTTCCTGGCCGCCCGCGAGGAGCTGGCGAGCGCCCTGAGGAAGGATTCCGGGCAGGTGTTTTCCATGGAGCAGCTCCTGCCGCTGTTGGCCACATCCCTGCCGCCAGCAGCCCGCTACCTGCAGCTGGACGCCGCGCGCCTGGTCCGCAGCAATGCTCATGGGGAG CCCCGAAACTACCTCAACACCCTGTCCACGGCCCTGAACATCCTGGAGAAATATGGCCGCAACCTCCTCAGCCCTCAGCGGCCCCGGTACTGGCGCGGGGTCAAGTTTAATAACCCCGTCTTTCGCAGTACGGTGGATGCTGTGCAG GGGGGCCGGGACGTTCTGCGGTTGTATGGCTACACAGAGGAGCAACCAGATGGATTGAGCTTCcctgaggggcaggaggagccaGATGAGCACCAAGTAGCTACAGTCACACTGGAAGTACTGCTGCTTCGGACAGAGCTCAGCCTGCTTTTACAG AATACTCATCCAAGACAACAAGCACTAGAGCAACTGCTGGAAGACAAGGTCGAGGACGAT ATACTGCAGCTCTCAGAGTTTGTCCCCTTACTGAGAGAGATTGCTCCTGGCCCCCTCACCACACCCTCTGCCCCAG GCTCCACTCCTGGTCCCTGCTTCCTCTGTGGCTCTGCTCCAGGCACACTTCATTGTTCAACCTGTAAACAGGCTTTGTGCCCAGCTTGTGATCGCCTATTCCATGGACACCCATCCCGTGCCCATCACCTCCGCCAGACCCTGCCTGGGGCCCCCCAGGCCACCCGCCTGACCCCCAG CTTACCTGCCTCAGCTCCATCACGGTCCCAGTCAACCTCTGTGCTGGCCCTGGGAGACAGCTCTCTTGTGCTTCCCCTGAAAGCTTCCCCTGATCCTACAAATGCCCGTCTGCCCTGGCACTGTGCTGCCTGTGCCATGCTAAATGAATCTTGGGCAGTGCTCTGTGTGGCCTGTGATCGACCCCGAGGCTGTAAGGGGTTGGGGCTGGGGACTGAGGGTTCCCAAGGAGCTGGGGGCCTAGAATCTGAGCTTGCACGGGGTCGCTGGGCCTGCCAGAGCTGCACCTTTGAGAATGAGGCAGCAGCTGTGCTATGTGCCATCTGTGAGCGACCTCGGCTGGCTCAGCCTCCTAGCTTGGTGGTGGATTCTCGGGATACTGGCATTTGCCTGCAGCCCCTTCAG CAGGGGGATACTTTGCTCTCCTCTGCCCAGACTCCAGTCTGGTACTGTATTCACTGTACCTTCTGCAACTCGGGTCCTGGCTGGGTATGTGCTATGTGCAACCGGACCAGCAGCCCCATCCCAGTACAGCATGCCCCCCGGCCCCATGCCAGCTCTCTGGAAGAGCGACTCCCTGAGCCAGGGCCTCCACGACGCCTCAGTGCCCCCCTGCCCAGTTCCTGTGGGGACCCTGAGAAGCAGCGCCAAGACAAGATGCGGGAGGAAGGTCTCCAACTAGTGACCAAGATCCGG GAAGGGGAAGCTGCAGGTGCCTGTCCAGAGGAGGTCTTCTCAGCTCTACAGTACTCAGGCACCGAGGTGCCCCTGCAGTGGTTGCGCTCAGAGCTGCCCTACGTGCTGGAAATGGTGGCCGAGCTGGCTGGGCAGCAGGACCCGGGGCTTGGTGCCTTTTCTTGCCAGGAGGCCCGGAAAGCCTGGCTGGATCGTCATGGCAACGTTGATGAAGCTGTGGAAGAGTGTGTGAGGGCCCGGCGGAGAAAG GTGCAGGAGCTCCGGTCCCTGGGCTTTGGGCCTGAAGAGGGGTCTCTTCAAGCATTGTTCCAACACGGTGGTGATGTGGCCCGGGCCCTGACAGAGCTACAGCGCCAGCGCCTAGAGCCCTTCCATCAGCGCCTTTGGGACAAGGGCCCTGATCCCACCCCTTCCTGGGATGGGCCAGATAAGCAG AGTCTGGTCAGACGACTTTTGGCAGTCTACGCACTCCCCAGCTGGGGCCGGGCAGAGCTGGCCCTGTCGCTGCTGCAGGAGACACCCAGGAATTACGAGCTGGGGGACGTGGTGGAAGCTGTGAGGCACAGCCAGGACCGGGCCTTCCTGCGCCGCTTGCTTGCCCAGGAGTGTGCGGTGTGCGGCTGGGCCCTGCCCCGCAACCGG ATGCAGGCCCTGACTTCCTGCGAGTGCACCATCTGCCCTGACTGCTTCCGCCAGCACTTCACCATCGCCTTGAAGGAGAAGCACATCACCGACATGGTGTGCCCCGCCTGTGGCCGCCCCGACCTCACCGATGACACACAGCTGCTCAGCTACTTCTCGACCCTTGACATCCAG CTTCGGGAGAGCCTGGAGCCGGATGCCTATGCACTATTTCACAAGAAGCTGACGGAGGGTGTACTCATGCGGGACCCCAAGTTCTTGTGGTGCGCCCAG TGCTCCTTTGGCTTCATATATGAACGGGAGCAGCTGGAGGCAACGTGTCCCCAGTGTCACCAGACCTTCTGTGTGCGCTGTAAGCGCCAG TGGGAAGAGCAGCATCGAGGCCGGAGCTGCGAGGATTTCCAGAACTGGAAACGCACCAATGACCCAGAATAccaggcccagggcctggccatgTATCTTCAGGAGAATGGCATTG ACTGCCCCAAGTGCAAGTTCTCATACGCACTGGCCCGAGGAGGCTGCATGCACTTTCACTGTACCCAGTGCCGCCACCAGTTCTGCAGTGGCTGCTACAATGCCTTTTACGCCAAGAAT AAATGTCCAGACCCTAACTGCAGGGTGAAAAAGTCCCTGCATGGCCACCACCCACGAGACTGCCTCTTCTACCTGCGGGACTGGACTGTGCTCCGGCTCCAGAAGCTGCTACAG GACAACAATGTCATGTTCAACACAGAGCCCCCAGCAGGCGCGCGGGCAGTTCCTGGCG